Proteins encoded in a region of the Paenibacillus sp. W2I17 genome:
- a CDS encoding NAD(P)H oxidoreductase: protein MNVLIVVSHPRKDSLTFQVAQRFAQGLTDAGHGYEILDLHGIGFDPILREMDEPDYTQENQVFSPEVETEMKRLKKHDAVAFVFPLWWWHLPAMLKGYVDRVMNNGFAYGANKLPHQQILWIALSGVTEEQVQKRNYGQSIANLLNVGIADYCGVSQSRVEFLYETLESKPEHYEALLNHAHHLGLNYANDPSTL from the coding sequence ATGAACGTACTCATTGTAGTATCCCATCCAAGAAAAGACTCCTTGACCTTTCAGGTAGCTCAACGTTTTGCACAGGGTCTTACCGATGCCGGTCACGGTTATGAAATATTGGATTTGCATGGGATTGGCTTCGACCCAATTCTCCGAGAAATGGATGAACCAGACTATACCCAAGAAAATCAGGTGTTCTCGCCTGAGGTTGAAACCGAGATGAAGCGATTGAAGAAACACGATGCTGTGGCTTTTGTGTTTCCTCTCTGGTGGTGGCATCTGCCAGCCATGTTGAAAGGTTATGTAGATCGTGTCATGAACAACGGATTTGCCTACGGCGCGAACAAGCTCCCTCATCAGCAGATATTGTGGATCGCTCTTTCGGGTGTGACGGAAGAACAGGTGCAGAAGCGCAACTATGGTCAATCGATCGCCAACCTGCTCAATGTGGGGATTGCCGATTACTGCGGCGTGTCCCAATCGAGGGTTGAGTTTTTATATGAAACGTTGGAATCCAAGCCTGAGCACTATGAGGCACTGCTGAACCATGCACATCACTTGGGACTGAACTATGCCAACGATCCTTCGACGCTATAA
- a CDS encoding FusB/FusC family EF-G-binding protein has product MQTPFIYNHQFNYIQKQADFLLKTLRSVVDPKVLDTVRYTVSTNAVGIFNDLTPEQKQLLEQLSTYEKTNELQTYLNQLEAYLIPFPQVSAKQIQKLFPKVKKLKVPDLESIDYARTTYLRWTDIATDRLFIVYPHEGRFLGIEGRLTATNKKGYCMFCHRHQELGFFNVKTKSYTPDNISSVAQYVCMDNTACNHSITDTSMLEKFLLSTVK; this is encoded by the coding sequence ATGCAAACACCATTTATTTATAATCATCAATTTAATTATATTCAAAAACAAGCTGATTTCCTGCTCAAAACGCTGCGCTCGGTCGTGGACCCCAAAGTGTTGGATACGGTCCGTTATACCGTCAGCACGAATGCCGTTGGCATCTTCAATGATCTGACGCCGGAACAAAAGCAACTGCTGGAGCAGTTATCCACGTATGAGAAGACAAATGAGTTGCAGACCTATCTGAACCAGCTGGAAGCATATCTGATTCCATTTCCGCAAGTATCCGCGAAGCAGATTCAGAAGCTGTTTCCCAAGGTAAAGAAGCTCAAAGTGCCGGATCTGGAATCCATCGATTACGCACGTACAACTTATCTGAGATGGACCGACATTGCTACCGATCGCTTGTTCATCGTGTATCCGCACGAAGGCAGATTCCTCGGAATTGAGGGGCGGCTTACAGCCACGAACAAGAAAGGGTATTGCATGTTCTGTCATCGCCATCAGGAGCTCGGATTCTTCAACGTGAAGACCAAGAGTTATACGCCGGACAACATTTCTTCCGTGGCCCAGTACGTATGCATGGATAACACAGCTTGTAACCATAGCATCACCGATACTAGTATGTTGGAGAAGTTTCTTCTCTCGACCGTAAAATAA